DNA from Tachypleus tridentatus isolate NWPU-2018 chromosome 8, ASM421037v1, whole genome shotgun sequence:
GACATCACTACAAGTAACAACAGATACAAACTAACTAGTGTCTTAATAAGTAGAAATTAGTAACTCATCTTAATTAGACTTGGGGAATTGATAACAATTGATATTTGACATAAGCATCAAAAATAAAGGTCAAGTTTtgctgggttttttttttcagaagtaaCAACTTTAGTTTGTAATATAGAATGTACCAAGTAATCTGTGAAGTTTTTTTAgcattacataaaattaataatccCAGTTGCTCAGGGCACCCTATAGGCTCAGCATGTGTGTGTGCATACACAGAATTCTAAAAATATGATGAATTAATTTAGATTATTGGAGTGACAGATGAGTATAGTAATACAAATTTAATGAACATACCAGTATTAAGTGTGTAAGGACATGCAATTTCCCAACATTTTTGTTAGTAAgaatttttatgtatgtgtgcatatttttgtcataaaaaaagttaaaagtaccAACAACTTATTGTTGATAATTGTTTTCAACTTTGATAATTTTCACTTAATTTTTTCTTGAGAATTTCTCTATTGGAAATCAAAGTAATTGGGTGAAAAATTAACAAGTGCTATGAAGGAATGGTAAATTCTGTGATATGCTAAAATGTTACAGTAATTTTGAATACTAATTGTATTAGTTGTACGTATAGTGTTATATCATTTTTCAATATTGATTAAAACTACATGtagaagttttattatttacagaaccTACTGGAATTTTCCACAGTAAGATTTCTCAACAAAAGTCTGGTTCAAATAGATTAGTTGTCAACCATTGTGTCTTAGGTAATCGTTCCCCAGAGCAGTAAGTAATAGAAGATTAACCAGTTTCATCAGTAAAGTCAGTCAGCCAATGTTTGCTTTGATAATCATTCTCCTAATATGTAATCTGAATTCATTTCTTGATGAGTAATGTGTATTAGTTATTAAATCTCAAAATGACTGTGATATTAGATACCATTTCTCAGGTTAGTAGTGTGTATAAGTTAACTATTAATCTAATTTgtgtgtattaattaattaacaaaaagccacaatttattcaaaatattattaaagaagaTTAATGGTGCATGTATAATTGAAAGCTCACTAACTTGTACAGTGTTTCAGCTGTTTGACCTTTGTGAGGCTTGAGAAGAGTAGATGAACTACAAAACTTGTATACAGATGTACTGAAAAAATACTAGAGATAAGATGGAAATAATGTGAATCATATATACaagaacaaacaaattgaaaataattagtataaaatgtaaaatacgaTTAAggtaaacaattatttgtaaacGAGAATGTAAGTAGTACTAGTGAGTGTGAGAGAGTaaggaaaagagagagagagagagagagattaataTGGACAAAAATTCTTTTATTACTTGAAAgggataataataaataaacatactagtttgaaaattgtttaatttcaaagtctaagttcttaaacttttgaccagctagtatttaggctaatttcaagtgttcacattttccctattaaatgctaaaacgatttttatttttatttttcctttttttattttcatctttggaagctctactcaaataagtggttgagtctaacaatgcaaaattcatattttttctttatgttcattggccttaagattttggccagcagtgtatgattGCTTCCATTGTTTTGGAACAGAAAGGTCACTGGTACTTATGCAGTTGAGTCAACACCTGCCACCCTAATTTATTTGATGTTGTGTAACCTGTGTAAATCTTGTTTCATAACATGTTATATATGATGAATTTTGAGGTGCAGATAATATgcacttttatataaaacatgaaagttGTACTGGAGGCTGTTCAGGGTCAAGTTTCATAACTTTATGAAGATGCAGTGTCTTCagtttgtaatttaaaacaaaaaataaatataggtGCTGATTTTCTAGGTTACATATGTTAACATATGTAAATTACAGTAGTGATTTGTCATGTTATTCACACGAGCTGTATGACCTTTGCACTTGTATGCATAAATGTTCTAggtctctttctttttttcataagtttgttataaagataatatattttaaactaactcACTGGTTAGTGTTTTATAATGTAGAGAGTAATTTCTTGTTCTGTATATTGTATGTAGCATATGGACtggattaattttataattttgtgtgttttcttttccAAGGATTTGTAACATGTATATTGTTTCTTAGAATTATTCTTcaagtttttttaatgttcagtttcaaaaaaagaaaacatttaagttttttaaatttaagatcTAGGCAGTGTTTTGACCATCTTAAAAGTCTGTACTTTGGTAAATGTGTTAATGTTGTATTGATTTTCAGTGAAACTTCCTTactttttacacaaaaaattattgagaaatatttatttggtCCCCACAAAGTATTACAAATACACATGCTGTAAAGTTAGATCTTCCTGGTCACAATTACAGTATAATTTCATTTGTAGAAACTGTCAAAATGGACCATTATGATGAAGATTCAGCTGTTTTGTCAAATCATTACGTTCTTTTGTTAGGCCTTTTAGTAATATATTGTTATTCAGTAGTTTTATTACTATGCTTGTTGCCATTGCTTGggttgtatgtgtatatataaacacaagttAAGTTAATTTTCCTTATTGTAAAGTACTACCCTTCAGGGCAATAAAGTATATAATGTTAAGTTGTTACATGTATGTTGTGTGTTATTTTTTGGTGTATTATTTGGTTTGTAGTAATTTGTGGTACTTGATGGTTAGTTTGTGGTGCTTTACAATTCATTTTTTGGTAGTTAGTGGTACTCCTTATTTCAGTGAACTAGAACTTGTAAGAATGGTATTCAGTAATATATTAGGAAATATCATAACAGAATACAACCATCATTAAgatgttgatttgtttttgttagtgaCATGAACACCCTTGTAACCTGTACTCCATTCACTGCAATGGACCGTATCCAGCCTTTTACTGTTACCATTGCAACTAATTGTTTATTGCTAATTGTAAGTACAAGATTTTTGTTAAAGGTATAGTTGTTATATTGGTTTATCTATTCTAATCATTTGGCACCATAAATTAATGTAATCTATGGTGATATTTATGCTTGCTTAATCTTTAAAACTGCTCAATTGACTGATACTGAGGTACTAACTGTGAAAGAGAACTACAACATCACTTAAAGATCGTACATTTTGCATAaagcagtaatttttttttaatagcttgTATGATTATTAAGCTATTTGTGTGCTAtatgtataattgaaattttggaataaacagaaaattaaaacttgtagttAATTAGAGCTTGATGGATATACTAAAATATAGTAATAGTCAAACTTTTTTgagtttaaaactttatattcaaaGTATTTGttcaaatgtttgtaataaaaaaaaatctataacatTTAGtcaatgtttaaagaaaaacttcACTGAAACAGTACTAATAATTGTAAAACAtctttataaaaggaaatttgcAGTTGAGAGTtttgcattattaaaaaaaatctttgttgtaTTTTGGAACCTATTGTATATGTATTGAGAACAATAATAAATTGTTGCTTTCaatctttttaaaaattttttatgtaatttttttgtcATTGGCTCTTAAAAGTTTCAGGTTGTTTACATTTTGATTAATTAGAAAGTTCAAATTTTGTTGAAGGATTTTCACTGCCACCTTTCTAATAGTGAAGTTGTAGGCTATCTTGGAGGAAGCTGGGATATTGCCTCTCATAGTAAGGGCTGTTGAAGTACTTTagtttttgttgatgtttttaataatattctcaAAAGTGTTTGCAGGGGTTTGTGTGTATTATAAGTGTTTAGATAAGTCAAAATTTAGATATTTAGTGGAGAGCAAAAGTACACTAAAATCAATTCAGTTTGATGATTAAACTCCTTGTAATACACCTTCATCCTGGTTACACCAAAACCATTTTATCTAGGCTcctgtgtgtgtctatataaatatacagtagcttagatatacataaaaaaaaactgtagtaaCTTACTAATCATTTGAAAACTTTTTGTAATAATAGTATATGATAcaatatgattttataaaatgCCTTGTTTCATACCATGTAATTGTTCACTGTATTTATTTAAGTACAAAGGCAGTCAATTCAACCCTCTTTGGAACTATCTTGTAATCATAGAACTATACATTTTATAACTAAATGTACTGAGTGTAGCTCTGAATTtgacaagcttttagtaaacattacaagtctgaTGTACACCAAAAAGCAGACatttcaataaagtatttttacaaaagatttatCTATGAATTTATGAAGCCTCTACTGAGTTATTCTGAGTAAAagataattttcattttcataaggctcggcatggccaagctcgttaaggcgtgcgactcgtaatctgagggtcgcgtgttcgcatccgcgtcgcgccaaacatgcttgccctccaagccatgggggcattataatgtgacgatcaatcccactattcgttggtaaatgagtagcccaagagttggcagtgggtggtgatgactagctgccttccctctagtcttacactgctaaattagggacggctagcacagatagctcttgagtagatttgtgcgaaattcaaaaacaaacaaaaattattttcataatcttTAGAATAGcctaaattaatatttgttgtttatagaactttattttctttaccctaacacTAACTGTAGCAAAATCATCACTGCAGAGTGAAACAAAAGAtcaaatgttatgaaataaaataaacattaccttTTTTCTTTGAATGTGTAATTGATTTAAGATTTtcaatttacttattttaacaatttaacttgtttatgtatttgtatcttttgctttaatttcatgtttttattgcTTGGctttcacaacaaaaacatttttttcaattccTGAAGCAATAAATTACAGTAGTGATTTGTCATGTTCTTCACACGAGCTGTATGACCTTTGCACTTGTATGCATAAATGTTCTAggtctctttctttttttcataagtttgttataaagataatatattttttctaatatgcATTTTATGAAGTATATCAGTCACTAGAATAGAATCTTTCCAAATTACGCTCAAAACTGTGGCTTTTCTCAACACAAATCAAACACTTCTTCTGAAGTACCTTTTTTTACACTGCCCAAAATAAACAAAGGATGAAAAGATTTATCTAGAGTAGAACCCGCTTCTGTTGATTATAAAAATGCCCCTCAACAATGTACACTTGATTATGTAATTATCTTGAAAGGCATAGAAGGATGGGAGGTGTATCTCTGAACTTAACAAACAACTTGATAAATCAAGAAGTTAGGGGCTGAAATTTTATACTCTTGcttgtaattatgtatattttttgtttcttattggtTTGACATTATAGGAACTGTATTGTTGAAGTAATAAAATCTAAAGGGGAGAATTCAGAATGCAGACACATTACATGATGTAGACAAGTGAAGACtgaatagtttttaatatttccattttgaaattaagaaattagaacttctataataaaatatttgaatgcaaaattacattttgattCCTAGCTTATtgacatacatttataataaagctttttaaattaaatttgtatttaactcTTTGGCCCTGCAATACATAGTTATTGAGTATCCTGTATTTGCTCAACAGTGATGGCAGGAATATTTTTATAGCATCACTTAGAAAAACCTTTTCAATTATTAACCTTTTCCAGATCTTGCCCTTCTTCAGGCTTTCCCTTGCCGTTGTAGACTGGGAGACAAAGATAATGCAGGGGCAATAGAAGAAGAGGTGGGTGTTGAAATGGTTGTCATGGATGAGAAAGCATTGacactataagttgtaaattttttttgtattgtaattgAGAACTATATCCTgagattaaaagtaatttattttttatttaatttgctaCAGGGTTGTTTGTGGATTTTGTCATAAGGTGTGTTGTAAAGTGTTCAGTTATTAAGGTGTTTGGCTCAGCTGTATTAACATTAGAAACTTTAGGAAATGTAACagattataagtaataaaaaaaactttagccTCTGTGAAAAAGACGCTGTGATTACAGTatattatttcttcaaattttagATACGTCAATCTTTGGAACAGCGTCATCTAACATTAGTAGGGTGGTATCACAGCCACCCAACTTTCCCTGCCTATCCAAGCATTAAGGATATAGACAGTCAGATGGAGTATCAAATTACTATGAAGGGTGACAGTGATTCTGCATATACTCCTTGTTTGGGACTAATTATATGTGAGTTTCTctcattataattatgttgtataaTTCTTTCTGTAGAACTTTACACAGAAATGTTGTTACTTCTGAAATATGCAGAGTTGTTATGTTAAGAAATGTGTTGGTACTAAGGAAAATAtgatataatttagttattttataaactgtcaACAGAAAACGACACACAGAAGATCTTGTAGAGAGATGGATATGTATCATACCTTAAATAATAAGTCAGTTCATGAATTCTGTTGTGTAAtaagtaaacaataatgtaaGGTGTTGAAAAACTTAATATGATAATATCTAGTCAGTAATATGGGGTGCTCATAAGGAAAGTGTGTTTGTAGCTTGCTTGGTGCATTTACAAACGACTGTGGAGATAATCATGAAAGATTTTATACTCAAATTTTGGAAATTTACAAGAAGAATGTAACACATTTGTCTTAATAGCAATTTGTGACACATCTTAATGgcattttatcacaaaataaaaatgtttgtctgAATTGTCTTCCttaatttgataaatgtattgtatttattcCACTTACTATTATTGTTGAAGATGGATGTATTTATGTttgaattaacatattttctacttGAATTATTTAATCATATTACCATACTAATTCTTATGTTTTACACTCATGTTTATCATTTATTCTAGCTCcatacaataaacaaagaaaatcattTGAAGCAGAATACCAGGCTTATTGGGTGATGCCTCCTCCTGAGGTAAAGGTTATTGATAtgactagttaaaaaaaaaaacacctaaatttGTTCActctataattattgttttccatttagttatgttttattatctttgtGTAAGGATAATTACATTAGACATACTTtctttttattagtatattactggttgtgtattataagagtgactaaGAAAAAATTTCCAGTACTTTTATTtccttattgaaaataaataaattgaagttGAGTAAgataagtattatttttttaaaatattttttgcacatTATATTAGCACCGTCCTCAAGAGTATGGTCATCCAATGCAGATGGCATACAATATTGCTCATGATTCCTTTCTTACCCAAGATCTGTTGATGGAAATGGTAAGATCATTTATTTTTAGATGACCTGTTTTGAATTTCAGATAAATGCAAAGATTTCAATAAAAGTATAAGAATcataaagaattactttaaaagtgagaaatttaaatataaattctcCAAGTTGTTGAACTGTATTATTTCTGTAGACATTAGCTCTGTAAACAATCAGCAGAAAATACTGTATACTTTCAAAAATATTGTACACTAgtaaaacagcatgtaaagtgaGTGATAATACAACAAATCATACAATTGGACAGACTTTCCTTCCACTAATAGAATCACATGCAACATCAGGTGTAAAGCTGAAACCTTTCTGGTGTGTGTATGgttaattattgttgttacaaatttttttatttttataggcatttttgaaaattttgttttttatgaataatacaGAAGAAAAAATTGTAAACGTTGAAAAACGAGTTTTgtagaacaaataataaatacaactagGAAGAGATATGTGATTTTTAGCTTTTCTTAGCTAATAGTTCATAGCTGTTGCAACTAAAAGTTTTTATAATGAAGTTGATTAGCTGTATTTTTTGTAGGAAATGCACATGTGTAAAAGTAAAAGCTGCTAATGTAGATTAATTTTGTTCTATAAAAATTACATACTTTTTCATACCTGCATACCTTAAATAATTGACTGTTATCATTCAGGCAATAAATATTTAGGCAAATAGAtgttaaagtttgtttgaaagtgatatttttctttacttgatGTAGAGCACATTGTAAGTTGACTGTATTTCACCATGTTCAATATGCTTTACTGTTTTAAGCACTGAAAGCTTTAAAAGAAGTGTAACCTGTAAGCCtaacattcataataaaaaaaacaattatgctaaactttgaaagtttttttCACACACTTTTAATTAGTTCAGTAGGGATTTTAAATTGGAATTAGGTAAAATTACTATTTCATATGCTATCTGATTTTACCAAATAGAATGTCTATTATTTCTACACGCACAAAAATGTTTTGGCATATTTTCGTTtcaacattacattttttttgtgttGTGTTTCAACATGATTTAAATCCCCTACAAGATTTACTGGTTGTGTTTTATGTTCATTGTATTCTATATCTGATGCTCTTTGTGTTCCATTGATAAAGAACTATCATTTTCCAGTGTATGTTGCAGAGAATGCATAAAAAGAAGCAAAAAAGTATATTAGAAAAAAGTTGTTAGATGCCATCTTGTATctgatgcagttttaaaacatgtttgttataAGCTAGCAAGATTTCCTGAAAATGATTATTTCTTTAGTGAATGTTTAGCAGATTGATAATTTTTTAGAAAGTTGAAaataaggtgttttgttttttattgaaatgcTAATTTAATTACAGAATAGTAGgaattttttaatgtgtttaatagtTATCTTAAAATTACAGTTTAGTTACCTGTAACTTATATttgaatacatatattttgtcAATCAGAATTTGATTTGAGTAATACTTTTTGTATGCCTCATATCTAGTGAACTTTTTTTTCAGAGACTTCTTGCTGATTTTTACAGAGGAGCTGAAGACTTTATCGTTTTTAAGAAAGAATATCAGAGTGGTAGTGCCACTCACTGGCAAAAACTTCAAAAATCTCTCACTCCAAAGCTTCCTCAAGATTTACAGGTTACTGGAGCCCAAACACCTACACAGAGTCAAGCCCAGGCTCAAGCTGTAGCACACTTCTGGGACTTTGTTAGGGGTCTTGTAATAGTGTAGCTCTTAGAATAAGAcaggttttaatataattattaaagtagaGTGTAATATTACACATTAGCAATCAAGCTGTTTTTTTCTAGTTGAGTGTAATTTGTTTAGTGTGGTGAGATATGCAAGTTGTTTTAAGATCATTCATGTACCTAGTTCGTGCATCCAATTGAAGTAATGTACATAGCTTATGTCCATACATCTGTAGTTGCAGCATATTTCCATCTTTTCtccaaaaacattattattaccaGAAATAATCTTTGTGTACTAATGTTGAGTGTAATGTTCGTATCATTAGATTTTGTCTTACTTCACTACTTCTCAAATGTGATGCAGTAAATACCTAATCCAGGCAGATTACTGTGACtagtgaaaacaaattaaatgtacattttagaatgtttgtttattcataaaataatttcttatgtgtttattttattattgttcaaaGATGTTCTGTACATTCCATTATTCTAACTAATGCAAGCAGGGAAAACCTACAAGAAACTGTGAATGACTTTTACTACAATAGTTCAATCTTTcattatatgaatattaaaatggCAAAAAAGAACCTTTTGACAGGAATGGGTGAACAGAAATGTTGAGGAATGTTGAAAAGACcttacatacataaaatacaagatTGTATTTACTGCATTTGTAGTTTAAAGTCACTTTTCAGAGTAAATGGTTATTGGATGAACAAGTATAGCTTATCTCGTGTCTTCAGATCTGATCAGTGTTGTGGGCTGAGTATGTATGATTGTTGGAAGAATTGAAAATATACAGGTGTTTTCTAGATATTAGTACTGTATTTGTGTTTCTAGAATAATCTTGAAGCTCTTGGGAAAAATGTGTTTAGAAACTTGTGTTCTGTGATGTTTGTGCTTTGgtttattgtactttattttttataaatgtggGTGAGACAAGTTGGTCGGTGGAGCTACTGTACTACATCAGTGGAATATTGAAGGGTAAAGTACCAATTTATATAATGTACCActtaataaacttgttttatgtttatgatGATAAATAAATCATCATTATAAGTAATTACAGTAATTCATAAAGttaaaccagtaaaaaaaaataattaaattaactatAAGCTGTAACTTTCCTAaagtacttattttaattttatttggaaGATATTTCAGTGtgctctttttattttaataaatacgtaaatattaaaaactatttacttgttatttttctttttgaaaaataatttttttaaatttcataaaataaaaatgtcagtaTCAAAAGTGAAAATTGTGCCCATTTTTATAGATTACATCATtgctttttttaatattgtgtaatacagttttagggtaaatattgtatttattaatgtaagtGTAGTTGAATATTCATTTATGCCTTGCATCACAAAAGTGTTTTGCAAAAGACAGTGAACTTGTTTTATAAGATGTTTTTTAATGGTTAATCTCAATAAAATTATGCTTATGAGGTGAATAcgtgttttttataacattataaatgaaacttgtggatatagtaataaagaaaaaaacttttgtaattgGCTATTAATTGCTATTTCTAACCagttaaaaattatatctgaCTAAAGGATTTAAAATTTGACAATGAAGTTTGAGTATACCAGTGGGTGAAGTATTCAGCCAGTCATATCCAAATTCGGTTGTTAAAAATACTATACCAAGATTCTTCAACGTGCATCATAAAATTTGATTGTGTGATCTTGATGTCTTGCTAACAGTTGCTGGGAAAGAGGAAATTTTATGAACATATAACCTTGTAAATTTTGCATCATTTAGATTCATAAATTTGTggaatgtatgtaaaaaaaaaaatcgagtaTGTATCTTTTGTACAATTTACACAAGTAAACTCATACGTTTcatgtgcaaaaaacaaaaaaaaacattagtttatgACTTTGTATGGTTTCATAACGTAACCAGTTCTTTAAACATATAACTCTATATATGGTAATGTAAAAAACacctatatatttataaacttgtatGATTCACCTGAAATGACTTTACATTTATACATTATTTCTGTACAAATTGTGTAGTTCAATCAAGAAACTTAATCTTGTATACTTCATACACAATgatcaatattgtttatttttagagtAGTAATTAAAAGATGTAACTgtgaatgaaatatttctttacgcATAAACATTCATACAAATTGATGATTGTTTAAATGGCTACTTTTAAAGTTTCctaaagtttatgaaattagATTTGGATGGTTTGGATGTTATGTTCAAGTAACTAGTCAAGTGAAAAGAGGAGACGAAAcagtttgaatattctttgtttgtGGTATCTTCTGTTAAAGTTTTTGTAAGATCAACTGctttattcttttatttccaGTTGTGAAAATACTTCTTAAGGTTGTGTAGTTTTTAGTACTTTGTCTAGTTGACTTGTTCTGtggaaatataaaactaaaaactatgGGActtcttatataaatagtaaaataggTGATTAATGCAGTGAAAGAATTAATAAAACGAATTTAGGGGTTCTATTTAGATAGTTCTGTGGAGAAACTTAAGGTAAATTTTTTGAGTGTTCTCTTTTGGTGGGTAAAAATGTGGAAATatcttgtaatatttaaatattacaatattttcttgAGATAGCTAGTTCTTTAGATGTATTTAACAGAAAGGTGATGTTTAGTGTTCTTTTTATATGGGTAATTTTATAGATTTATGTTTCTTGGTTACACATT
Protein-coding regions in this window:
- the LOC143222019 gene encoding MPN domain-containing protein isoform X2; the protein is MATESVGKLEPGMEDSGYHMDNSGDEDDFEDEDVAEGTSGPSGDQLNARRMLSGRGVTLMMLINEGIIETGDGVLTIDYLGSKFVGDLLPGGKIRWQDSKEIFSSPSAWATHCKKILNPEKKSGCGWSTIRYKGKRLDLFKTIWYRKQRKQQISAGKTSTHAMDSENKSGTQTETSLKERSEIREGSLKPTGIFHSKISQQKSGSNRLVVNHCVLGNRSPEHDMNTLVTCTPFTAMDRIQPFTVTIATNCLLLIDFHCHLSNSEVVGYLGGSWDIASHNLALLQAFPCRCRLGDKDNAGAIEEEIRQSLEQRHLTLVGWYHSHPTFPAYPSIKDIDSQMEYQITMKGDSDSAYTPCLGLIISPYNKQRKSFEAEYQAYWVMPPPEHRPQEYGHPMQMAYNIAHDSFLTQDLLMEMRLLADFYRGAEDFIVFKKEYQSGSATHWQKLQKSLTPKLPQDLQVTGAQTPTQSQAQAQAVAHFWDFVRGLVIV
- the LOC143222019 gene encoding MPN domain-containing protein isoform X1 yields the protein MATESVGKLEPGMEDSGYHMDNSGDEDDFEDEDVAEGTSGPSGDQLNARRMLSGRGVTLMMLINEGIIETGDGVLTIDYLGSKFVGDLLPGGKIRWQDSKEIFSSPSAWATHCKKILNPEKKSGCGWSTIRYKGKRLDLFKTIWYRKQRKQQISAGKTSTHAMDSENKSGTQTETSLKESRSEIREGSLKPTGIFHSKISQQKSGSNRLVVNHCVLGNRSPEHDMNTLVTCTPFTAMDRIQPFTVTIATNCLLLIDFHCHLSNSEVVGYLGGSWDIASHNLALLQAFPCRCRLGDKDNAGAIEEEIRQSLEQRHLTLVGWYHSHPTFPAYPSIKDIDSQMEYQITMKGDSDSAYTPCLGLIISPYNKQRKSFEAEYQAYWVMPPPEHRPQEYGHPMQMAYNIAHDSFLTQDLLMEMRLLADFYRGAEDFIVFKKEYQSGSATHWQKLQKSLTPKLPQDLQVTGAQTPTQSQAQAQAVAHFWDFVRGLVIV